One window of Ziziphus jujuba cultivar Dongzao chromosome 5, ASM3175591v1 genomic DNA carries:
- the LOC107421407 gene encoding pentatricopeptide repeat-containing protein At1g05670, mitochondrial: protein MGICPCSIISSFKWVLLRNSMFFHERRLFCSFVNSALLNDHYVFDESPHSVEVNVVDHFEVPRKESSILRNHEQRPFVVRSQSSVEVNVTDKGNVPISQISIRRKFKLYAIVVKVIKSLSWSSANKIKFSKAVKHYEVSHCLDAFQIIVHLFAWAGMRVEVYHMLRDLVCYWRYANYDASELFLKLLDSPHNVARLIVVFDMLIKVFAANSMIESAVNVFVRAKKVGLQLDIKSCNFLLKCLIEANKIECASTLFHDLKCSGPSPNIYSYTIMMNFYCKRHHGRKVYIEQATEILEEIEKNGESPTAVTHGTYISGLCKYGYIEFAWKFIQKLKCKNEPHNAHCYNFIIQAFCQRGDVLEASKIFKEMKLCGILPDVYSYSILIDGFCKKGDIKKGLNLIEEMGHHQIKPSMVTYSSLFYGLCRSELVDISQDMFHNLVNYGYKYLRLLEEMVGNNLTPIATDFGILIHGFCKLGLFDRALEVFKIMLQCGVLPDTFTCNFIVDGLCKEGHLDEVLELMHEMQDQGIILNSYTYNAVISRLCREGKPEKALELFPLMFKRNVFPEVVIYSTLMEGFARQSNYKKALRTGDMKKARAMYGEMLRKGHRPTAVTYTCLIDGYCKVSRMDIANLLFEEMQKNDVAPDVVTYNALMSGYQRQGNIKVARELFGEMEAKGVLPNDISLRITGLST, encoded by the exons ATGGGTATTTGCCCATGTTCCATAATCTCGTCATTTAAATGGGTTTTGCTCCGGAACTCTATGTTTTTCCATGAAAGACGTCTTTTTTGTTCGTTTGTAAATTCTGCACTCTTAAATGACCATTATGTGTTTGATGAAAGTCCGCATTCAGTTGAAGTTAATGTAGTTGATCACTTTGAGGTTCCTAGAAAAGAATCTAGTATCCTAAGAAATCATGAGCAGCGCCCTTTTGTTGTTAGAAGCCAATCTTCGGTCGAAGTTAATGTAACTGATAAAGGTAATGTTCCTATTAGTCAGATAAGTATAAGGAGAAAGTTCAAACTCTATGCCATTGTGGTCAAAGTGATCAAATCTCTGAGTTGGAGTTCTGCGAACAAAATAAAGTTCTCTAAGGCTGTGAAACATTATGAAGTTTCCCATTGTCTAGATGCATTTCAAATTATTGTTCATCTGTTTGCATGGGCGGGAATGAGGGTAGAGGTGTATCATATGCTAAGAGATTTGGTTTGCTATTGGAGATATGCAAACTATGATGCATCTGAACTGTTCCTAAAGTTATTGGATTCACCTCATAATGTAGCAAGATTAATTGTTGTATTTGATATGCTCATAAAGGTTTTCGCCGCAAATTCAATGATTGAGAGTGCCGTCAATGTGTTTGTGCGGGCTAAGAAAGTTGGTCTTCAGCTAGACATTAAATCTTGTAACTTCTTGCTCAAGTGTTTAATAGAAGCTAACAAAATAGAGTGTGCTAGCACTTTATTTCATGATTTAAAGTGCTCTGGTCCATCACCAAATATTTACTCCTACACAATTATGATGAACTTTTACTGTAAAAGACATCATGGGCGGAAAGTATATATTGAGCAAGCTACTGAAATTCTAGAAGAAATAGAGAAGAATGGGGAAAGTCCAACTGCCGTCACGCATGGTACCTATATTTCTGGACTCTGTAAATATGGTTATATTGAGTTCGCTTGGAAATTCATCCagaaattaaaatgtaaaaacgAGCCTCATAATGCTCATTGTTACAATTTTATAATTCAGGCGTTTTGCCAAAGAGGTGATGTGCTTGAAGCTTCAAAGATTTTCAAAGAAATGAAGTTATGTGGGATATTGCCAGATGTTTATAGCTATAGCATTTTGATTGATGGTTTTTGCAAGAAGGGAGATATTAAGAAAGGTCTGAATTTGATTGAGGAAATGGGTCATCATCAAATAAAACCATCAATGGTTACTTACAGCTCACTCTTTTATGGTCTTTGTAGAAGTGAACTGGTGGATATCTCACAAGATATGTTCCATAATCTGGTGAATTACGGCTATAAGTATCTCAGACTTTTGGAGGAGATGGTGGGTAACAATTTAACTCCTATTGCCACTGATTTCGGCATCCTGATCCATGGTTTCTGCAAGTTAGGCCTCTTTGATAGGGCTTTGGAAGTCTTCAAAATCATGCTCCAATGTGGTGTGTTACCTGATACTTTCACTTGCAATTTCATTGTGGATGGGCTTTGCAAGGAAGGACACTTGGATGAAGTCTTGGAACTGATGCATGAAATGCAAGATCAAGGCATAATCCTTAACTCATACACCTATAATGCTGTCATTAGCAGGCTGTGCAGAGAAGGAAAACCTGAAAAGGCATTGGAGCTTTTTCCTCTGATGTTTAAGAGGAATGTATTTCCAGAAGTTGTAATTTATAGTACTCTGATGGAAGGTTTTGCAAGACAGTCAAATTATAAGAAGGCATTGAG AACTGGAGACATGAAGAAGGCTCGTGCAATGTACGGTGAAATGTTGAGAAAAGGTCATCGACCCACTGCTGTAACGTATACCTGTTTAATCGATGGATATTGCAAGGTTTCTCGCATGGATATTGCTAACTTGCTGTTTGAAGAGATGCAGAAAAATGATGTTGCTCCTGATGTGGTGACTTACAATGCTCTCATGTCTGGCTATCAAAGACAGGGAAATATTAAAGTAGCACGTGAATTATTTGGTGAAATGGAGGCGAAGGGTGTTCTTCCAAATGATATTTCCCTTAGAATAACAGGGCTTAGCACTTGA
- the LOC107421415 gene encoding ubiquitin-like-conjugating enzyme ATG10 isoform X1, with the protein MDVSSWDGTLSPHEFSIAARTLAHEWKRFNPAFPPWTWVPSQNRLGLASHNVCYLVDGYLTLEKLCIHGGPSEIHMPSQEEKVYEEIYTEKEELSDNATLVESNSCELHFYDFHIVYSAAYRVPVLYFRVYSIDGQPLVLDELKDLPACSEKLLLESKWTFITQEEHPHLNRPWYMLHPCGTSEWMKLLFSSDASLAKKGVVVELYLVSWLSVVGQVVGLTIPFELLNCLKSSLLSCCKQDAG; encoded by the exons ATGGATGTTTCTTCATGGGATGGAACACTCTCGCCTCATGAATTCTCCATTGCTGCTCGCACTCTTGCCCATGAATGGAAAAGATTCAATCCAGCTTTCCCTCCATGGACATGGGTTCCTAGTCAAAATCGTCTTGGTCTTGCTTCTCATAATGTTTGTTACTTG gtTGATGGATACTTAACACTGGAGAAGCTCTGCATTCATGGAGGTCCAAGTGAAATCCATATGCCTTCTCAG GAAGAAAAGGTTTATGAGGAAATATACACTGAAAAAGAGGAACTTTCTGATAATGCCACTCTG GTTGAGAGCAATAGCTGTGAATTGCATTTTTATGATTTCCATATAGTGTACAGTGCTGCATATCGGGTTCCTGTGCTATATTTCCGTGTCTACAGCATTG ATGGACAACCTTTGGTGTTGGATGAATTGAAAGACCTTCCTGCGTGCTCAGAAAAGTTGCTGCTGGAATCAAAATGGACATTTATAACCCAAGAG gaGCATCCACACTTGAACAGACCATGGTACATGCTACATCCATGTGGAACAAGCGAGTGGATGAAGCTGCTTTTCAGCAGTGACGCTTCtctggccaaaaagggagtagTTGTTGAACTATACCTTGTTTCGTGGCTCTCAGTTGTTGGGCAAGTGGTTGGCCTTACCATCCCATTTGAATTACTTAATTGTCTCAAATCATCGTTGTTAAGTTGCTGCAAACAAGATGCTGGATAA
- the LOC107421419 gene encoding receptor homology region, transmembrane domain- and RING domain-containing protein 2, whose translation MGSVNLVVVLVVWLLSGFSMAVANVVLIGNNVTLSFDDIEANFAPTVKGSGECGVLYVAEPLDACSPLTNKIEQSANASSPFVLMIRGGCSFEEKVREAQKAGFKAVIVYDNVAGDVLVAMAGDSSGIKVHAVFVSKASGETLMKYAGRTDMELWLIPSFENSAWSIMAISFISLLAMSAVLATCFFVRRHRIRRERPRSSHVREFHGMSSRLVKAMPSLIFTAVLEDNCTSSTCAICLEDYSVGEKLRVLPCRHKFHAFCVDSWLTTWRTFCPVCKRDARTNIGDPTASESTPLLSSNAGSIASSSVVSSLRSSLASSSAIQIAPATSRSPSVSRPYSLASTPYVQQSLRSYHQLPSLSASRSSVDLQNASSQRSHAPHLVSGHSLGYPSLSSLNSRYLYPYIPSPSNASPSFVSSSSHHHNPLHCSESAASFSPFASAQSLPEC comes from the exons ATGGGTTCTGTGAATTTGGTAGTGGTTTTGGTGGTTTGGCTGCTAAGTGGGTTTTCTATGGCGGTGGCTAATGTTGTGCTGATTGGAAACAATGTCACTCTCTCTTTCGATGACATCGAAGCCAATTtcg ctccCACAGTCAAGGGCTCAGGGGAATGCGGAGTATTGTATGTTGCAGAGCCTCTTGACGCATGCTCGCCATTGACTAACAAAATTGAGCAATCCGCAAATGCAAGCTCCCCGTTTGTTTTGATGATTAGAGGAGGGTGCAGTTTTGAAGAAAAAGTCAGAGAAGCACAGAAGGCTGGGTTCAAAGCTGTAATTGTCTATGACAATGTAGCTGGTGATGTCTTGGTTGCAA TGGCAGGAGATTCATCTGGCATAAAAGTGCACGCCGTTTTTGTATCGAAAGCTTCTGGTGAAACACTAATGAAGTATGCTGGACGTACAGACATGGAGTTATGGCTAATCCCAAGCTTTGAAAACTCAGCATGGTCAATAATGGCAATCTCCTTTATTTCTCTGCTTGCTATGTCTGCAGTGCTGGCTACTTGTTTCTTCGTTCGCAGGCATCGAATAAGACGAGAACGACCTCGATCTTCTCATGTTCGGGAATTTCATGGGATGAGCAGTCGCTTAGTGAAAGCGATGCCTAGTTTGATATTTACTGCAGTTTTGGAAGATAACTGCACTTCATCAACATGTGCTATATGCCTTGAAGACTATAGCGTTGGTGAGAAGCTCAGAGTTCTACCATGTCGACACA AATTTCATGCTTTCTGCGTGGATTCTTGGCTTACAACATGGAGGACCTTTTGCCCAGTTTGCAAGCGTGATGCAAGAACTAACATAGGTGATCCAACAGCTTCGGAATCCACACCATTGCTCTCATCCAATGCTGGTTCTATTGCTTCATCCTCCGTAGTATCGTCATTGAGATCTTCGTTAGCATCATCATCAGCCATACAAATAGCTCCAGCAACATCACGTTCACCTTCAGTTTCTCGTCCTTACTCTCTTGCTAGCACTCCTTATGTGCAGCAGTCTCTTAGGTCCTATCACCAATTGCCTTCCTTGAGTGCGAGCAGAAGTTCAGTAGATCTCCAGAATGCATCTTCGCAAAGATCTCATGCCCCCCATTTGGTTTCCGGCCACTCCTTGGGTTACCCTTCTTTATCGTCCCTTAACTCCAGATACTTGTATCCATATATTCCAAGCCCTAGCAATGCCTCACCGAGCTTTGTCAGTTCTTCGAGCCATCACCACAACCCGCTGCATTGTAGTGAGTCAGCTGCGAGTTTTTCTCCTTTTGCTTCAGCTCAATCTCTTCCAGAATGCTGA
- the LOC107421415 gene encoding ubiquitin-like-conjugating enzyme ATG10 isoform X2 translates to MDVSSWDGTLSPHEFSIAARTLAHEWKRFNPAFPPWTWVPSQNRLGLASHNVDGYLTLEKLCIHGGPSEIHMPSQEEKVYEEIYTEKEELSDNATLVESNSCELHFYDFHIVYSAAYRVPVLYFRVYSIDGQPLVLDELKDLPACSEKLLLESKWTFITQEEHPHLNRPWYMLHPCGTSEWMKLLFSSDASLAKKGVVVELYLVSWLSVVGQVVGLTIPFELLNCLKSSLLSCCKQDAG, encoded by the exons ATGGATGTTTCTTCATGGGATGGAACACTCTCGCCTCATGAATTCTCCATTGCTGCTCGCACTCTTGCCCATGAATGGAAAAGATTCAATCCAGCTTTCCCTCCATGGACATGGGTTCCTAGTCAAAATCGTCTTGGTCTTGCTTCTCATAAT gtTGATGGATACTTAACACTGGAGAAGCTCTGCATTCATGGAGGTCCAAGTGAAATCCATATGCCTTCTCAG GAAGAAAAGGTTTATGAGGAAATATACACTGAAAAAGAGGAACTTTCTGATAATGCCACTCTG GTTGAGAGCAATAGCTGTGAATTGCATTTTTATGATTTCCATATAGTGTACAGTGCTGCATATCGGGTTCCTGTGCTATATTTCCGTGTCTACAGCATTG ATGGACAACCTTTGGTGTTGGATGAATTGAAAGACCTTCCTGCGTGCTCAGAAAAGTTGCTGCTGGAATCAAAATGGACATTTATAACCCAAGAG gaGCATCCACACTTGAACAGACCATGGTACATGCTACATCCATGTGGAACAAGCGAGTGGATGAAGCTGCTTTTCAGCAGTGACGCTTCtctggccaaaaagggagtagTTGTTGAACTATACCTTGTTTCGTGGCTCTCAGTTGTTGGGCAAGTGGTTGGCCTTACCATCCCATTTGAATTACTTAATTGTCTCAAATCATCGTTGTTAAGTTGCTGCAAACAAGATGCTGGATAA